A region of Microbacterium suwonense DNA encodes the following proteins:
- the kynA gene encoding tryptophan 2,3-dioxygenase, which produces MGTEANERALEDGIVTDLKDRMTYGSYLDLDRLLSAQHPVSQPQHHDEMLFIIQHQTTELWLKLVVHELGTARDRLAGDDLRAALKHIARVKHIQEVLTQQWSVLATLTPTEYAEFRDDLGSSSGFQSVQYRCVEFALGNKNERMLSVFRDHPENLAMLTREWERPTLYDEFLRLAARRGLPIPAEVLERDVRQPYRESAELVEAIREIYEHPHEHWDLYEACEELVDVEDNFQFWRFRHLRTVTRTIGMKRGTGGSTGVDFLRRALDLTFFPELYSVRTEIGR; this is translated from the coding sequence ATGGGCACCGAAGCGAATGAGCGCGCACTCGAAGACGGCATCGTCACCGATCTCAAGGATCGGATGACCTACGGCTCGTACCTCGATCTGGATCGCCTGCTCAGCGCCCAGCATCCGGTCTCGCAGCCGCAGCATCATGACGAGATGCTGTTCATCATCCAGCACCAGACCACCGAGCTGTGGCTCAAGCTCGTCGTCCACGAACTGGGCACCGCCCGCGATCGCCTCGCCGGCGACGACCTCCGCGCAGCGCTCAAGCACATCGCACGTGTCAAGCACATCCAGGAGGTGCTCACCCAGCAGTGGTCGGTGCTCGCGACGCTGACCCCCACCGAGTACGCCGAGTTCCGCGACGACCTGGGAAGCTCCTCCGGCTTCCAGTCGGTGCAGTACCGTTGCGTCGAGTTCGCGCTGGGCAACAAGAACGAGCGGATGCTGAGCGTCTTCCGCGACCACCCCGAGAACCTGGCCATGCTCACCCGCGAGTGGGAGCGCCCCACCCTGTACGACGAGTTCCTGCGGCTGGCCGCCCGCCGCGGCCTGCCCATCCCCGCCGAGGTGCTCGAACGCGACGTGCGCCAGCCGTACCGGGAGAGCGCCGAACTGGTCGAGGCGATCCGCGAGATCTACGAGCACCCGCACGAGCACTGGGATCTGTACGAGGCGTGCGAGGAGCTCGTCGACGTGGAGGACAACTTCCAGTTCTGGCGCTTCCGCCACCTGCGCACCGTCACCCGCACGATCGGCATGAAGCGCGGGACCGGCGGTTCGACCGGCGTGGACTTCCTGCGGCGCGCGCTGGACCTGACCTTCTTCCCCGAGCTCTACAGCGTGCGTACCGAGATCGGACGATGA
- a CDS encoding radical SAM protein has product MATKPGAGMPLRDHRIHRYVNAFCPVCHEENPDQPLSEVRRLSGWLADRDGTVWLERGCPEHGLVSTMYDENVEILRYLEQWTAPTKVHTPDVAGNFKPVPQAYEDGLPEMQTQHTCILLEDITDHCNLRCPTCFAESSPAASAVAPLAEVLASVDAKLSRENDRIDVLMLSGGEPTLYPWLEQLIEHLVARPIVRILLNSNGLRIANDDEFVAFLAKHRERVEIYLQYDGEEAASVAFHRGADIRRFKERALERLSDAGVFTTLTMTATLGVNDHEIGAVIRRAQATPYVGGVTIQPVFGSGRSSGIDPNDRLTHTGVLARLGPQTDGEITWRDLTALPCSHPHCCSVGYFLKDDAGEWKSLVGLIGHERLKEFLDLNPDLIANRIADSNVNKAIRDVVKSSLLDLLSEQSSLSHPSMGDIWRDICVNCDLGVGTLATLAASKLPGQHKRMRAMLADRVLRVTVKPFMDINTMIEERLTQCCVHVATVNEQTNAHQCAPFCALQAWAPLSRTRISTATGRPASTTTEVRETGARTRLPVVSA; this is encoded by the coding sequence ATGGCGACGAAGCCCGGCGCGGGGATGCCACTGCGCGATCACCGCATCCACCGCTACGTGAACGCGTTCTGTCCGGTCTGCCACGAGGAGAACCCGGATCAGCCGCTCAGCGAGGTGCGCCGTCTGTCGGGCTGGCTGGCCGACCGCGACGGCACGGTCTGGCTGGAGCGCGGATGCCCGGAGCACGGGCTCGTGTCGACGATGTACGACGAGAACGTGGAGATCCTGAGGTACCTGGAGCAATGGACCGCACCGACCAAGGTGCACACCCCCGATGTGGCCGGCAACTTCAAGCCCGTCCCGCAGGCCTATGAGGACGGCCTGCCCGAGATGCAGACGCAGCACACCTGCATCCTGCTCGAGGACATCACCGACCACTGCAACCTGCGCTGCCCGACCTGCTTCGCCGAGTCCAGCCCTGCCGCCTCCGCAGTCGCCCCGCTGGCCGAGGTGCTGGCATCCGTCGACGCGAAGCTGTCGCGCGAGAACGACCGCATCGACGTGCTGATGCTCTCCGGCGGCGAGCCGACGCTGTATCCCTGGCTGGAGCAGCTCATCGAGCATCTGGTCGCCCGGCCGATCGTGCGCATCCTGCTGAACTCGAACGGGCTGCGCATCGCCAACGACGACGAGTTCGTCGCGTTCCTCGCCAAGCACCGGGAGCGCGTGGAGATCTACCTGCAGTACGACGGCGAGGAGGCGGCGTCGGTCGCCTTCCATCGCGGAGCGGACATCCGCCGGTTCAAGGAGCGGGCGCTGGAGAGGCTGTCGGATGCCGGGGTGTTCACCACCCTGACCATGACGGCCACGCTGGGCGTGAACGACCACGAGATCGGCGCGGTGATCCGGCGAGCGCAGGCGACCCCGTACGTGGGCGGAGTGACCATCCAGCCGGTGTTCGGCTCGGGCCGCAGCTCGGGCATCGACCCGAACGACCGGCTCACGCACACCGGCGTGCTGGCACGGCTCGGTCCGCAGACCGACGGCGAGATCACCTGGCGCGATCTGACCGCCCTGCCGTGCAGCCACCCGCACTGCTGTTCGGTCGGGTACTTCCTCAAAGACGACGCGGGCGAGTGGAAGTCGCTGGTGGGTCTCATCGGCCATGAGCGGCTGAAGGAGTTCCTCGATCTCAACCCCGACCTGATCGCCAATCGCATCGCCGACTCGAATGTGAACAAGGCGATCCGTGACGTCGTGAAGAGCTCGCTGCTGGATCTGCTCAGCGAGCAGTCGTCCCTGTCGCATCCGTCGATGGGCGACATCTGGCGTGACATCTGCGTGAACTGCGACCTCGGCGTCGGCACCCTCGCCACGCTCGCGGCGTCGAAGCTGCCGGGTCAGCACAAGCGGATGCGGGCGATGCTCGCCGACCGCGTGCTGCGCGTCACCGTGAAGCCGTTCATGGACATCAACACCATGATCGAGGAGCGCCTGACGCAGTGCTGCGTGCATGTGGCGACCGTGAACGAGCAGACGAACGCGCACCAGTGCGCGCCGTTCTGCGCGCTGCAGGCGTGGGCGCCGCTGAGCCGCACTCGCATCTCGACCGCGACCGGCCGGCCCGCCTCGACGACGACCGAGGTGCGCGAGACCGGCGCTCGCACACGTCTGCCGGTGGTGTCAGCGTGA
- a CDS encoding prolipoprotein diacylglyceryl transferase: MFPTLSDLVRWLPPVDTHSVFVALGLAAAGLVFLIEKRRRGVTDHRIAYLVLGALVGAAVLSRLGTWAQHLDPAQNLSLIEQLSRGNASMLSALVGAWLGVHIAKRLCGYPERSGDLFAPAVALAMAVGRIGCLLTEQPGTPTGASWGIVLDAEAAARTGSPAGVPLHPSFVYEIVFHLVAFAVLWFWLRHRPIAAGETLTLYIAAYAVFRFAVEFVRGNEVAWMGLTRPQLFLLVTIPLLAARMIWMLRTGRFRAEVATRDERKVRDGQHA, encoded by the coding sequence GTGTTCCCGACCCTGAGCGACCTCGTGCGCTGGCTGCCGCCGGTGGACACGCACTCGGTGTTCGTCGCTCTGGGGCTGGCCGCCGCCGGCCTCGTGTTCCTCATCGAGAAGCGCCGCCGCGGGGTGACCGACCATCGCATCGCCTACCTGGTGCTGGGGGCGCTGGTCGGCGCCGCCGTGCTGTCCCGGCTGGGAACCTGGGCGCAGCACCTGGACCCCGCGCAGAACCTCAGCCTGATCGAGCAGCTCTCCCGCGGGAACGCCTCGATGCTCTCGGCTCTGGTGGGCGCCTGGCTGGGCGTGCACATCGCGAAGAGACTGTGCGGCTATCCCGAGCGCAGCGGCGATCTGTTCGCCCCGGCGGTGGCGCTGGCGATGGCGGTCGGACGGATCGGATGCCTGCTCACCGAGCAGCCCGGAACCCCGACCGGCGCGTCATGGGGCATCGTGCTCGACGCGGAGGCCGCGGCCCGCACCGGCTCACCGGCGGGCGTGCCCCTGCATCCGAGTTTCGTGTACGAGATCGTCTTCCATCTGGTCGCGTTCGCGGTGCTGTGGTTCTGGCTGCGGCACCGCCCGATCGCGGCCGGTGAGACGCTGACCCTGTACATCGCGGCGTACGCGGTGTTCCGCTTCGCGGTCGAGTTCGTCCGCGGCAATGAGGTGGCCTGGATGGGCTTGACGCGCCCGCAGCTGTTCCTGCTGGTGACGATTCCGCTGCTGGCCGCCAGAATGATCTGGATGCTGCGCACCGGGCGTTTCCGCGCCGAGGTCGCCACGAGAGACGAGAGGAAGGTGCGCGATGGACAGCACGCCTGA
- the narI gene encoding respiratory nitrate reductase subunit gamma, which produces MQTLLWVALPYICAAVFVLGHIWRYRYDKFGWTTRSSQSYENRMLRWGSPMFHLGILMVIAGHVVGLLVPREWLYAIGISEEIYHLGATVLGTFAAVLTLAGLAILVFRRRTVPAVFLATTVMDKIMFVFLGATLLFGTAATVVHQVFGAGFHYRETISPWVREAMIFRPRPELMLEVPLLFQLHVITACLLFALWPFTRLVHVFSAPVGYLFRPYIVYRSRDEQRGSRAPKRGWDPVGAAPDPARLRRP; this is translated from the coding sequence ATGCAGACCCTGCTGTGGGTGGCGCTGCCGTACATCTGCGCGGCCGTGTTCGTCCTCGGGCACATCTGGCGGTACCGCTACGACAAGTTCGGCTGGACGACCAGGTCGTCACAGAGCTACGAGAACCGGATGCTGCGCTGGGGCTCGCCGATGTTCCACCTCGGGATCCTGATGGTCATCGCCGGACACGTGGTGGGCCTGCTGGTGCCGCGGGAGTGGCTGTACGCGATCGGGATCAGCGAGGAGATCTATCACCTCGGCGCGACCGTGCTCGGCACTTTCGCCGCCGTGCTGACCCTGGCCGGCCTCGCCATCCTCGTGTTCCGCCGGCGCACGGTGCCGGCGGTGTTCCTGGCGACCACAGTGATGGACAAGATCATGTTCGTCTTCCTGGGTGCGACCCTGCTGTTCGGCACCGCCGCGACCGTCGTGCATCAGGTGTTCGGGGCGGGGTTCCACTACCGCGAGACGATCTCGCCGTGGGTGCGCGAAGCGATGATCTTCCGCCCGCGTCCCGAGCTGATGCTCGAGGTGCCGCTGCTGTTCCAGCTGCACGTGATCACCGCCTGCCTGCTGTTCGCTCTGTGGCCGTTCACCCGGCTGGTGCACGTGTTCTCGGCGCCGGTGGGCTACCTGTTCCGCCCGTACATCGTGTACCGCTCGCGTGACGAGCAGCGCGGCAGCCGTGCGCCCAAGCGCGGCTGGGATCCGGTGGGGGCGGCGCCCGACCCCGCCCGGCTGCGCAGGCCGTAG
- a CDS encoding hydrolase — translation MIRHVDGGIVTGRFTDHHVHLQLVDHTLLSGSRLGRVVDLGGNPAVLRSLAGPVVEYAGPFLTAPGGYPSDRAWAPEGSIREIPDAASAAAIVAEVAETGACCIKIVAHSEAGPVLDDESFGAVVAAASVHGLPVVAHAEGAGQAQRAARLGASRLAHAPFSERLSDDEIAEQAASVEWVSTLAIHDDAHRAIAIDNVRRFADAGGVVLYGTDMGNGRTPVDLNTAEIDALREAGVDGIRLLHALAPVGAPALFLPVGDPSLARPLTPADLEA, via the coding sequence ATGATCCGGCACGTCGACGGCGGCATCGTCACCGGCCGCTTCACCGACCACCACGTGCACCTGCAGCTGGTCGATCACACCCTGCTGTCCGGCTCGCGGCTCGGCCGCGTGGTCGACCTCGGCGGGAACCCGGCGGTGCTCCGATCCCTGGCAGGTCCGGTCGTCGAGTACGCGGGCCCGTTCCTCACGGCGCCGGGCGGGTACCCGTCCGATCGCGCGTGGGCGCCGGAGGGCTCCATTCGGGAGATTCCGGATGCTGCGAGTGCGGCCGCCATCGTGGCTGAGGTCGCCGAGACCGGAGCGTGCTGCATCAAGATCGTCGCGCACAGCGAGGCAGGTCCCGTGCTGGACGATGAGAGCTTCGGTGCGGTGGTCGCCGCGGCATCCGTCCATGGCCTGCCCGTCGTGGCGCACGCCGAAGGCGCCGGGCAGGCACAGCGCGCGGCGCGACTGGGGGCGAGCAGGCTGGCGCACGCGCCGTTCAGCGAGCGGCTCAGCGACGACGAGATCGCCGAGCAGGCGGCATCCGTGGAATGGGTCTCGACGCTCGCGATCCACGACGACGCACACCGCGCGATCGCGATCGACAACGTCCGCCGCTTCGCCGACGCCGGCGGGGTCGTGCTCTACGGCACCGACATGGGCAACGGCCGCACCCCCGTCGACCTGAACACGGCCGAGATCGATGCCCTCCGCGAAGCCGGCGTCGACGGCATCCGTCTGCTGCACGCACTCGCGCCCGTTGGCGCCCCGGCGCTCTTCCTTCCCGTCGGCGACCCTTCGCTCGCCCGCCCGCTCACCCCCGCTGATCTGGAGGCCTGA
- a CDS encoding diadenosine tetraphosphate hydrolase: MHWRDDRIGSAARGENPTLLAQTPAGYAVIGDVQFLPGYSVLLSRDTDARALADLPRTERVQYLSDVDLLATAVERACRKHDPAFRRMNIEILGNTDAFVHAHLWPRYDWEPAGLVQKPVWLYDAAHWSDPAHALGPRHDALRSSITAELTTLLATGA; this comes from the coding sequence ATGCACTGGCGCGATGACAGGATCGGTTCGGCCGCACGCGGCGAGAACCCGACGCTGCTGGCACAGACCCCGGCGGGGTACGCGGTGATCGGGGACGTGCAGTTCCTGCCGGGTTACAGCGTGCTGCTGAGCCGCGATACGGATGCCAGGGCCCTGGCCGACCTGCCGCGCACCGAGCGGGTGCAGTACCTCTCCGACGTCGATCTGCTCGCCACCGCGGTCGAGCGCGCCTGCCGGAAGCACGACCCCGCGTTCCGGCGCATGAACATCGAGATCCTCGGCAACACCGATGCTTTCGTGCACGCGCACCTGTGGCCGCGCTACGACTGGGAGCCCGCAGGCCTCGTGCAGAAGCCGGTCTGGCTCTACGACGCCGCGCACTGGAGTGACCCCGCGCACGCCCTCGGCCCTCGTCACGACGCGCTGCGCTCCTCGATCACCGCGGAGCTGACCACGCTTCTCGCCACCGGGGCCTGA
- the narJ gene encoding nitrate reductase molybdenum cofactor assembly chaperone — protein sequence MSTVLPPRVTPRRALPDALTPASLTRAQRCTVHMLASLLLDYPDAQWFERLDVFEAGAATLPASVSEPLERFITRAREAGTSAWQKIYVTTFDLKRKCSLYLSYYATGDTRRRGTALVTFLDAYRAAGWEFDAAELPDYLPAVLEFSARSQSEVADAVLAAHREGVEVLRAALEGMDSPWADVVRAITLSLPKVDQRTRERVLALVSEGPPTETVGLSLPMPTFGAPAGAGPASRGFIGTGDRP from the coding sequence ATGAGCACCGTCCTGCCCCCGCGGGTCACGCCTCGGCGGGCCCTGCCCGACGCGCTCACCCCGGCGTCCCTCACGCGCGCGCAGCGGTGCACGGTGCACATGCTCGCCTCGCTGCTGCTGGACTACCCGGACGCGCAGTGGTTCGAGCGCCTGGACGTGTTCGAGGCGGGCGCGGCCACGCTCCCGGCATCCGTCTCCGAACCGCTGGAGCGGTTCATCACCCGCGCGCGCGAGGCCGGAACATCCGCGTGGCAGAAGATCTACGTGACCACCTTCGACCTCAAACGCAAGTGCTCGCTGTATCTGAGCTACTACGCCACCGGCGACACGCGTCGCCGCGGCACGGCGCTGGTGACCTTCCTCGACGCGTACCGCGCGGCGGGCTGGGAGTTCGATGCGGCTGAGCTGCCCGACTACCTGCCTGCGGTGCTGGAGTTCTCGGCCCGGTCGCAGTCGGAGGTGGCGGATGCCGTGCTCGCCGCGCACCGCGAGGGCGTCGAGGTGCTGCGTGCGGCGCTGGAGGGCATGGACAGCCCCTGGGCCGACGTCGTGCGCGCCATCACGCTGTCGCTGCCGAAGGTGGACCAGCGCACCCGCGAGCGTGTGCTGGCGCTGGTGAGCGAGGGGCCGCCCACCGAGACGGTCGGGCTGAGTCTGCCGATGCCGACCTTCGGGGCACCGGCCGGCGCGGGCCCGGCATCGCGAGGCTTCATCGGAACGGGGGATCGACCGTGA
- a CDS encoding MFS transporter, translated as MPTFTALQRLVVSVAILASFVTFLDGTVVTVALPAISRELGGGIATQQWVVDAYLITLSALILLAGSVSDAYGRITVMRIGLIAFGLASVAVAAAPDPLVLIIARAAQGAAGALLVPSSLALITTTMRGEVQSRAIGVWTAFTTGAQLVGPLMGGLFVDLLSWRFVFLINVLPIAVNLILLAKVQLPQHPRTIRVDWFSGVICALGLGALVFALIEQERMGWSSPAIWIPGAVGILLLAVFLLRQRGSDAALMPLALFRVRNFGWGNLATLFVYAALSLNGFVIGVYLQQGPGLSATAAGLASLPITILMILLSSRAGAWAGRRGPRLFMTVGPLLMAAGALLLLTVGSDFTYWWQVLPAMVVLGLGLSLTVAPLTAAILGAIDEHRSGIASAVNNAVSRVAGLLVVALLSTIVGGTLDLDGFHSAAWVTATLFAVGGVVSWIGIRRNPAAETAADSVPS; from the coding sequence GTGCCGACGTTCACCGCACTGCAGAGGCTGGTCGTATCGGTCGCGATCCTGGCCTCGTTCGTGACCTTTCTCGACGGCACCGTCGTCACCGTCGCACTGCCCGCGATCAGCCGGGAGCTGGGTGGCGGGATCGCCACACAGCAGTGGGTGGTCGACGCGTATCTGATCACGCTCAGCGCGCTGATCCTGCTGGCAGGCTCCGTGTCCGACGCCTACGGGCGCATCACCGTGATGCGGATCGGGCTGATCGCGTTCGGCCTGGCATCCGTCGCCGTCGCCGCGGCTCCCGACCCGCTGGTGCTGATCATCGCCCGGGCGGCGCAGGGCGCGGCCGGTGCGCTGCTGGTGCCCAGCTCTCTCGCACTGATCACCACGACCATGCGCGGCGAGGTGCAATCCAGGGCGATCGGCGTGTGGACGGCGTTCACCACCGGCGCGCAGCTGGTCGGGCCGCTGATGGGCGGCCTGTTCGTCGACCTGCTGTCGTGGCGGTTCGTGTTCCTCATCAACGTGCTGCCGATCGCCGTGAACCTCATCCTGCTGGCGAAGGTGCAGCTGCCGCAGCATCCGCGCACGATCCGGGTGGACTGGTTCAGCGGGGTGATCTGCGCGCTGGGACTCGGCGCACTGGTGTTCGCCCTCATCGAGCAGGAGAGGATGGGCTGGTCATCGCCGGCGATCTGGATCCCCGGTGCGGTCGGCATTCTGCTGCTGGCGGTGTTCCTGCTGCGGCAGCGAGGATCGGATGCTGCACTGATGCCGCTCGCGCTGTTCCGGGTGCGTAATTTCGGCTGGGGGAACCTCGCGACGCTGTTCGTCTACGCAGCGCTGTCGCTGAACGGCTTCGTGATCGGCGTCTACCTGCAGCAGGGCCCGGGGCTCAGCGCCACGGCCGCGGGGCTGGCGAGCCTGCCGATCACGATCCTGATGATCCTGCTCAGCTCCCGTGCCGGCGCCTGGGCCGGACGGCGGGGACCGCGGCTGTTCATGACGGTCGGGCCGCTGCTGATGGCCGCCGGCGCACTGCTGCTGCTCACCGTCGGGAGCGACTTCACCTACTGGTGGCAGGTGCTTCCCGCAATGGTCGTGCTCGGGCTCGGCCTGTCGCTGACCGTCGCACCGCTGACGGCGGCGATCCTCGGCGCGATCGACGAGCACCGCAGCGGCATCGCATCCGCGGTGAACAACGCCGTATCCCGCGTCGCCGGACTGCTCGTCGTGGCCCTGCTGTCGACGATCGTCGGCGGCACGCTCGATCTGGACGGGTTCCACAGCGCGGCCTGGGTCACCGCGACGTTGTTCGCGGTGGGCGGCGTGGTGTCGTGGATCGGCATCCGGCGGAATCCGGCTGCGGAGACGGCCGCCGATTCCGTGCCGAGCTGA
- a CDS encoding FBP domain-containing protein, whose amino-acid sequence MRPIDERAIRASFRNASRKEVSSLTLPADFAELDFENLDYLGWFDPKMPRRAYVVAEVDDGLVGVLLQRTEQRTARRAQCAWCDDVTLRNDVQFFSARKAGAAGRKGDTIGTLICENFGCSANVRKLPPLAYEGYDRELARDLRMLRLQEHVASFLGEIG is encoded by the coding sequence ATGCGTCCCATCGACGAGCGCGCCATCCGCGCCTCCTTCCGCAACGCCTCCCGCAAAGAGGTCTCATCCCTCACCCTGCCCGCCGACTTTGCCGAGCTCGACTTCGAGAACCTCGACTACCTCGGCTGGTTCGACCCGAAGATGCCCCGCCGGGCATATGTCGTCGCCGAGGTCGACGACGGCCTCGTCGGTGTGCTGCTGCAGCGCACCGAGCAGCGCACCGCCAGGCGGGCGCAGTGCGCCTGGTGCGACGATGTCACCCTGCGCAACGACGTGCAGTTCTTCTCGGCGCGCAAAGCCGGCGCGGCGGGCCGCAAGGGCGACACGATCGGCACGCTGATCTGCGAGAACTTCGGCTGCTCCGCGAACGTCCGCAAGCTCCCGCCGCTGGCCTACGAGGGCTACGACCGGGAACTCGCCCGCGACCTGCGGATGCTGCGTCTGCAGGAGCACGTGGCGTCGTTCCTGGGCGAGATCGGCTGA
- a CDS encoding YaeQ family protein, with protein MATGSTIHTFDVQLADVDRGVYEQFVLRMARHPSETDAYLLTRLLAYCLEYEEGIAFTEGVAATDEPAVLVRDLTGRVTAWIEVGAPDAGRLHFGSKLADRTVVYTYRDPAKVLAQWAGKTIHQADAIVLHSFDAGFLDGAAAALARRNTVSVSVTERQLYLELNAVHLDSAVHDHAIR; from the coding sequence ATGGCGACAGGCTCGACGATCCACACCTTCGATGTGCAGCTGGCGGATGTCGATCGGGGCGTGTACGAGCAGTTCGTGCTGCGCATGGCACGGCATCCGTCCGAGACAGACGCGTACCTGCTCACCCGTCTGCTGGCGTACTGCCTCGAATATGAAGAGGGCATCGCGTTCACCGAGGGCGTCGCGGCGACCGACGAGCCGGCCGTGCTCGTGCGCGATCTGACCGGTCGGGTCACCGCCTGGATCGAGGTGGGGGCGCCGGATGCCGGACGCCTGCACTTCGGGAGCAAACTGGCCGATCGCACCGTGGTGTACACCTATCGCGATCCCGCCAAGGTCCTCGCACAGTGGGCGGGGAAGACGATCCACCAGGCGGATGCCATCGTGCTGCACAGCTTCGACGCGGGTTTCCTCGACGGTGCTGCCGCTGCGCTCGCCCGGCGCAACACAGTGAGCGTCTCGGTCACCGAACGGCAGCTGTACCTGGAGCTCAACGCGGTGCACCTCGACTCAGCGGTGCACGACCACGCGATCCGTTAG
- a CDS encoding helix-turn-helix transcriptional regulator → MTGGGLVYGPISSYSRVQILHLVQNRAERTIGELCEATGLHANTVREHLQRLIDGGYVIQTTEHRTTRGRPRTLYSAATGTPEASSPVARDKVAEAARRGDMMRRILREDGSELGREATYQLDALIEHLEESGFEPVVDEEGLTVELSPCPHAAARPEHRPVLCQVHLGLMQAVLTQAGGPIATECVLATTRPEECTVQLRLVEDAA, encoded by the coding sequence ATGACAGGCGGTGGGCTCGTATACGGGCCGATCTCGAGCTACTCCCGGGTGCAGATCCTGCATCTGGTGCAGAATCGTGCCGAGCGCACCATCGGCGAGCTGTGCGAGGCCACCGGGCTGCACGCCAACACCGTGCGGGAGCACCTGCAGCGCCTGATCGACGGCGGTTACGTCATCCAGACCACCGAGCACCGCACCACTCGTGGTCGACCGCGCACGCTGTACAGTGCCGCGACGGGAACGCCGGAGGCGTCGAGCCCGGTCGCTCGCGACAAGGTCGCGGAGGCCGCCAGGCGCGGTGACATGATGCGCCGCATTCTTCGGGAGGATGGTTCGGAGCTGGGCCGCGAGGCCACCTATCAGCTGGACGCGCTGATCGAGCACCTGGAGGAGAGCGGCTTCGAGCCCGTCGTCGACGAGGAGGGGCTGACGGTGGAGCTCAGCCCGTGCCCGCATGCCGCAGCGAGGCCCGAGCATCGGCCGGTGCTGTGCCAGGTGCATCTCGGTCTGATGCAGGCTGTGCTGACGCAGGCCGGTGGTCCGATCGCCACCGAGTGCGTGCTCGCAACGACCCGGCCCGAGGAGTGCACGGTGCAGCTGCGCCTGGTCGAGGACGCTGCCTGA
- a CDS encoding PaaX family transcriptional regulator translates to MLDDIDARPGSATSLLRTVIGLYLRPLGERISSSALVRLAGDLGIPADRARTAITRLKQRGLLLADDRGYILNPAAIGMLERGDRRIFAVRTMHPGDEWMLVSATIPETRRDLRHQLRRRLQFLGAGAVSAGLWILPGHLDAEVEELLEELGARGSATLFRTSDPRPAEPLADAVARWWDLGALRAEHERFLASVDGLDPSMPFAAYVRLIDSWRVLPYIDPGLPHELLPADWPGARSVETFQRLSATLTEPAWEHVRTTATPGA, encoded by the coding sequence GTGCTCGATGACATCGATGCGCGTCCGGGCAGCGCCACCTCGCTGCTGCGGACGGTGATCGGGCTGTACCTGCGACCGCTCGGCGAGCGGATCTCGTCGAGCGCACTGGTGCGGCTCGCCGGCGACCTCGGCATCCCGGCCGACCGCGCACGCACCGCGATCACCCGGCTCAAGCAGCGCGGACTGCTGCTCGCCGATGATCGCGGGTACATCCTGAATCCGGCCGCGATCGGGATGCTCGAACGCGGCGATCGTCGCATCTTCGCCGTGCGCACCATGCACCCCGGTGACGAGTGGATGCTGGTGTCAGCGACCATCCCGGAGACCCGACGCGACCTGCGGCACCAGCTGCGACGCCGGCTGCAGTTCCTCGGCGCCGGCGCGGTGTCGGCGGGACTGTGGATCCTTCCGGGGCATCTGGATGCCGAGGTCGAGGAGCTTCTCGAAGAGCTCGGCGCACGCGGATCCGCGACGCTGTTCCGCACCTCCGACCCCCGGCCCGCTGAGCCACTCGCCGATGCCGTCGCGAGGTGGTGGGATCTGGGCGCTCTGCGCGCCGAGCACGAGCGATTCCTCGCATCCGTCGACGGACTCGACCCGTCCATGCCGTTCGCCGCATACGTGCGCCTGATCGACAGCTGGCGGGTGCTGCCCTACATCGATCCCGGGCTTCCGCACGAGCTGCTGCCCGCCGACTGGCCCGGCGCCCGCAGCGTCGAGACGTTCCAGCGACTGTCGGCGACCCTCACCGAACCGGCATGGGAGCACGTTCGCACGACTGCCACCCCGGGCGCCTGA